The Erythrobacter sp. Alg231-14 genome has a segment encoding these proteins:
- the hemB gene encoding porphobilinogen synthase, which yields MTGSYPNTRLRRTRASGWSRSLHRETLITPADLIWPLFVTEGSGVEDPIGSLPGVSRWSVDGIVARAKEAVELGIPVVALFPNTQPDRRTDDGAEAHNPDNLMCRAIRAIKDACGDDIGVLTDVALDPYTSHGQDGLLDDKGYVTNDDTVAVLVDQAINQAEAGADIIAPSDMMDGRIRAIRMALEMGSHHNVQIMSYAAKYASAFYGPFREAVGSGGLLKGDKKSYQMDPANSDEALREVEFDLAEGADSVMVKPGLAYLDIARRVKDAFGVPVFAYQVSGEYAMIEAAAAAGAGDRDALVLETLLAFKRAGCSGVLTYHAPVAARLMLG from the coding sequence ATGACTGGAAGCTATCCCAACACGCGACTGCGCCGCACCCGAGCAAGCGGCTGGAGCCGTTCGCTCCATCGCGAAACCTTGATCACGCCCGCTGATCTCATCTGGCCCCTATTCGTCACCGAAGGGAGTGGAGTGGAAGATCCGATTGGATCGCTGCCGGGGGTGTCGCGATGGTCGGTCGATGGAATCGTCGCGCGTGCAAAGGAAGCAGTGGAATTGGGCATTCCTGTTGTCGCGCTGTTCCCCAACACACAACCGGACCGGCGCACCGATGATGGCGCCGAGGCGCACAATCCCGACAATTTGATGTGCCGCGCAATTCGCGCGATCAAAGACGCGTGTGGCGATGACATTGGCGTTTTAACCGATGTCGCGCTCGACCCTTACACCAGCCACGGCCAAGATGGATTGTTGGATGACAAAGGGTACGTCACCAATGATGACACGGTCGCGGTTTTGGTCGATCAAGCCATCAATCAAGCCGAGGCCGGCGCCGATATTATCGCCCCGTCGGATATGATGGACGGACGCATCCGCGCGATCCGTATGGCGCTTGAAATGGGCAGCCATCACAACGTTCAAATCATGAGCTACGCCGCCAAATATGCGAGCGCGTTTTACGGCCCATTCCGCGAAGCGGTGGGATCGGGCGGCCTGCTTAAAGGTGACAAGAAAAGCTATCAGATGGATCCGGCCAATTCTGATGAAGCTCTGCGCGAGGTTGAATTTGACCTGGCAGAGGGCGCCGACAGCGTGATGGTCAAACCGGGCCTCGCCTATCTCGATATTGCGCGCCGGGTAAAGGACGCCTTCGGTGTGCCGGTTTTTGCGTATCAAGTGAGCGGCGAGTACGCGATGATCGAAGCCGCCGCCGCTGCGGGTGCAGGCGATCGCGATGCTTTGGTTCTCGAAACGCTGTTGGCGTTTAAACGTGCCGGGTGCAGCGGGGTTTTGACCTACCACGCACCGGTCGCTGCGCGGTTGATGCTTGGTTGA
- a CDS encoding peptidoglycan DD-metalloendopeptidase family protein, with the protein MRADQLDHPNDIPNQNNSGQDPETGGDDARRDDIQPAPHEQPARVDAQTVREIAPYFQSSRQLVVPTKGQKAKRQMLARVSGWGERYDEWKLGVGAWFEQIDLAPDLAENIGSRRWFRGIGTMVALGAVAIAFWPNLTPLEARAAMPADPDIRDEFRSQMIMPLALGADSGRRMGPTADVIPLENAPERPRIELIATLAAGDSFASMLRRAGVSSTDIGRVSALIGGAMPVSEIEPGTKIDIVLGRRAEPGAPRPLDALKFRARFDLELEIGRQAVPTAEEIQQGGELSLARNVIRVDDTPLRIRGQVGSSMYRSMRAAGVPASAVQDYLRALDDKIDMDREVRATDEFDIIIAYRRAATGERQAGQLLYAGVDRSGEPKTQLVRWGSEGLFYEASGVGEQRRGLVAPVPGPISSRYGMRRHPILGYRRMHSGMDFRAGHGTPIVAVTDGRVQSAGRAGGCGNAVKLDHGGGLATRYCHMSRMAVRRGQQVRRGQVIGYVGSTGLSTGPHLHYEMYRGGRAINPASVDFVTRSVLSGTELIDFRRRLIDLREIGVGAALEDLEPLASEVEEPLREIEKIGQTQAPD; encoded by the coding sequence TTGAGAGCAGACCAATTGGATCATCCCAACGACATCCCAAACCAGAACAATTCTGGCCAAGACCCGGAAACGGGTGGGGATGATGCGCGCCGCGATGACATCCAACCTGCCCCGCATGAACAACCGGCGCGGGTGGATGCGCAGACCGTCCGCGAAATCGCGCCATATTTCCAAAGTTCCCGCCAATTGGTTGTCCCTACAAAGGGGCAAAAGGCCAAACGGCAAATGCTCGCCAGAGTTTCTGGGTGGGGCGAACGGTATGACGAATGGAAATTGGGCGTAGGCGCGTGGTTTGAACAAATCGACCTCGCCCCAGACTTGGCCGAGAACATCGGCAGCCGACGGTGGTTTCGCGGAATTGGAACGATGGTCGCCCTGGGTGCGGTTGCGATCGCGTTTTGGCCCAATCTCACTCCGTTGGAAGCGCGCGCCGCGATGCCCGCCGATCCCGATATTCGCGACGAATTTCGCAGCCAGATGATCATGCCTTTGGCATTGGGTGCCGATAGCGGGCGGCGCATGGGCCCAACCGCCGATGTCATTCCGCTTGAAAACGCGCCCGAGCGGCCGCGAATTGAATTGATCGCTACATTGGCTGCTGGCGATAGTTTCGCCAGCATGCTGCGCCGCGCCGGCGTTTCATCGACGGATATTGGCCGGGTCAGCGCGTTAATCGGCGGCGCCATGCCGGTTTCTGAAATTGAACCGGGCACGAAAATTGACATCGTTTTGGGCCGCCGCGCCGAGCCGGGGGCGCCGCGCCCGCTAGACGCTCTCAAATTCCGCGCCCGATTTGATTTGGAATTGGAGATTGGCCGACAAGCGGTTCCGACCGCAGAAGAGATTCAACAGGGCGGCGAACTGTCTTTGGCGCGGAATGTTATTCGGGTCGATGACACACCGTTGCGGATTCGCGGCCAAGTTGGTTCAAGCATGTACCGATCTATGCGCGCAGCAGGCGTCCCGGCCAGCGCGGTTCAGGACTATTTGCGCGCGCTAGACGACAAAATCGATATGGATCGCGAAGTGCGCGCGACCGATGAATTCGACATCATCATCGCCTATCGCCGCGCCGCCACCGGTGAACGTCAGGCCGGTCAATTGCTGTACGCTGGGGTCGATCGTTCGGGAGAGCCGAAGACGCAATTGGTGCGTTGGGGATCCGAAGGGCTTTTTTACGAGGCGTCTGGCGTTGGTGAACAACGCAGGGGTCTTGTCGCGCCGGTACCCGGGCCGATTTCATCGCGATACGGCATGCGTCGCCACCCGATCTTGGGATATCGCCGGATGCATTCGGGAATGGATTTCCGCGCCGGTCACGGTACGCCCATCGTTGCAGTCACCGATGGTCGCGTCCAATCCGCCGGTCGCGCAGGCGGGTGCGGCAATGCGGTCAAATTGGATCATGGCGGCGGTTTGGCCACCCGATATTGCCATATGAGCCGGATGGCGGTTCGCCGCGGTCAACAGGTACGCCGTGGCCAAGTCATTGGTTATGTCGGTTCGACCGGCCTCTCCACCGGACCGCATTTGCACTACGAAATGTATCGCGGCGGACGAGCAATCAACCCGGCCAGCGTCGATTTCGTCACCCGCTCGGTCCTGTCGGGCACCGAACTGATCGATTTCCGCCGTCGTTTGATCGACCTAAGAGAGATCGGCGTGGGCGCCGCGCTCGAAGATTTGGAGCCTTTGGCCAGCGAAGTGGAAGAGCCGCTGCGCGAGATCGAAAAGATTGGTCAAACCCAAGCACCCGATTAA
- a CDS encoding helicase-related protein: MCGHSSGMMGFPLRLLAREVYDRVRAIKGDDAVALITGEQRIEPPNARYFLCTMEAMDRLGAGKNGRHAFVAIDEAQIGADPERGHIFTDRLLNARGREETMILGSATLEPIVRKLIPEAEMVERPRFSTLTHSGSAKLSRLMPRSAVVAFSVEQVYAMAEALKRFRGGAAVVMGALSPETRNKQVELFQNGEVDYIVATDAIGMGLNLDLHHVAFAALSKFDGRRKRRLTPSEMAQIAGRAGRHQRDGSFGTLTGGGSRSGAPLEFTEEEVFAIEEHKFAPLTKLHWREAEPRFDTIKVLVGDLESRPHSEVLRGAPEAIDLSVLKRLASEPLAETIKGSGSVRRFWEACSLPDFRQVGVDPHARFVARLWQDLQGGYLGADFVAARIAELDRTAGDIDTLQGRIAAIRSWAYICQRPDWVLARDEMAARARAVEAKLSDALHARLTERFVNRRTTILMKSLGQDGTALPVTLELTGALTVEGETIGKLDGFRFVVDPNAGIEDRKMLLAAGEKALPGILAQRAQWLLTEGADELAIEGGAIRWQGQSIATITMPDDFGAARLQLSRDVSVLPEAAKTQLEKGLMEWLTKQLEPLVPLQKLAEAARDPKAGSEARALLITLIDARGVISREKAGLEHLPKEMRPFLRRLGVTFGALDIFAAPLLKPGPRRLLHALALDTRPLQEMMLPVLAESKTVPAGYRPAGGQLIRVDLAEKILRAAFDARAKATTAGSKERNARFRLNLALPISIGLEEENARRLLGSAGFRLQRARTLAEGASGPPAPDSWTWRPRRAGDNDRRQDKRRDHRRNNQAGNPKAKAKPNTGREANGGGPSHKGKKTNHHDKGRGKGGRPQPKHDTGPARASGAFDGLADLLGG, translated from the coding sequence ATGTGCGGGCATTCTTCCGGCATGATGGGATTTCCGCTGCGTTTGTTGGCGCGCGAAGTCTATGACCGGGTCCGCGCAATCAAGGGGGACGATGCCGTTGCCTTGATCACGGGGGAACAGCGGATTGAACCGCCCAATGCCCGCTATTTCCTCTGCACGATGGAGGCGATGGATCGGTTGGGCGCGGGTAAGAACGGACGTCATGCGTTTGTAGCCATTGATGAGGCGCAGATCGGTGCCGATCCCGAACGCGGCCACATTTTTACCGATCGATTGTTGAACGCGCGCGGCCGCGAGGAAACGATGATCCTCGGCTCCGCCACGCTGGAACCGATTGTCCGCAAATTGATCCCCGAAGCGGAAATGGTGGAGCGGCCGCGGTTTTCCACTTTGACCCATTCGGGAAGTGCGAAATTGTCCCGCCTGATGCCGCGCAGCGCGGTCGTCGCGTTTTCGGTGGAGCAAGTCTACGCCATGGCGGAGGCTTTGAAGCGGTTTCGCGGAGGCGCGGCGGTTGTGATGGGGGCATTGTCTCCGGAAACGCGCAACAAACAGGTCGAATTGTTCCAAAACGGAGAGGTGGATTACATCGTCGCCACCGATGCGATTGGGATGGGGCTCAACCTGGATTTGCATCACGTCGCCTTTGCGGCTTTGTCCAAATTTGACGGGCGGCGCAAACGGCGGCTGACCCCATCGGAAATGGCTCAGATCGCCGGGCGCGCAGGGCGCCACCAACGCGATGGCAGTTTTGGAACATTAACCGGCGGCGGAAGCCGTTCGGGCGCTCCTCTCGAATTCACCGAGGAAGAAGTGTTTGCGATTGAGGAGCACAAATTTGCCCCTCTCACCAAACTGCATTGGCGCGAGGCAGAGCCGCGCTTTGACACGATAAAAGTCCTTGTCGGAGATTTGGAATCGCGCCCACACAGCGAGGTGTTGCGCGGCGCACCCGAAGCGATTGATCTGTCGGTCCTGAAGCGATTGGCCAGCGAGCCTTTGGCCGAAACCATCAAAGGTTCGGGCAGCGTCCGGCGGTTTTGGGAGGCGTGTTCGCTTCCCGATTTTAGACAGGTCGGCGTTGACCCGCATGCACGATTTGTTGCGCGCTTGTGGCAAGACCTCCAAGGGGGCTATCTGGGTGCGGATTTCGTTGCTGCGCGGATCGCGGAATTGGATCGCACCGCAGGCGACATTGATACATTGCAAGGCCGGATAGCCGCGATCCGATCTTGGGCCTATATCTGCCAACGGCCCGATTGGGTCTTGGCACGCGACGAAATGGCCGCGCGAGCCCGCGCGGTCGAAGCTAAACTATCCGATGCGCTCCACGCTCGGCTAACTGAACGGTTCGTCAACCGGAGGACGACAATTTTGATGAAATCGCTGGGACAAGACGGGACAGCATTGCCCGTCACTCTCGAACTAACAGGCGCCCTTACCGTAGAAGGGGAAACCATTGGCAAGCTCGATGGGTTTCGGTTTGTGGTCGACCCGAATGCCGGGATTGAAGATCGAAAAATGTTGCTGGCCGCCGGTGAAAAGGCGCTGCCGGGCATTTTGGCACAGCGAGCGCAATGGTTGTTGACCGAAGGCGCGGATGAATTGGCAATCGAAGGCGGAGCCATCCGTTGGCAAGGTCAATCGATCGCTACGATCACAATGCCGGATGATTTTGGCGCTGCCCGGCTGCAATTGTCGCGCGATGTCTCTGTTTTACCCGAAGCGGCAAAAACCCAGCTCGAAAAAGGGTTGATGGAATGGCTTACGAAACAGCTTGAACCGCTGGTGCCGCTGCAAAAACTGGCCGAAGCGGCGCGCGATCCCAAAGCGGGCAGCGAGGCGCGCGCTTTGTTGATCACCTTGATCGATGCGCGCGGCGTGATCAGCCGGGAAAAAGCCGGACTTGAGCATCTTCCCAAAGAAATGCGCCCATTCTTGCGGCGTTTGGGCGTTACATTTGGCGCGTTGGACATTTTCGCCGCGCCTCTTTTAAAGCCAGGACCGCGACGGCTTTTGCACGCGCTGGCCCTCGACACCCGGCCTTTGCAAGAGATGATGTTGCCGGTTCTGGCCGAATCGAAAACCGTCCCAGCGGGATACCGTCCAGCCGGTGGTCAATTGATTCGGGTCGATTTGGCGGAGAAGATTTTGCGCGCCGCATTTGATGCCCGGGCAAAAGCGACCACCGCCGGGTCAAAGGAACGCAATGCGCGATTCCGATTGAACTTGGCCCTGCCGATTTCGATTGGGCTAGAGGAAGAAAATGCACGCCGGTTGCTGGGCAGCGCCGGATTCAGGCTGCAACGCGCGCGCACCTTGGCAGAGGGAGCGTCAGGCCCGCCCGCACCCGACAGTTGGACGTGGCGCCCGCGTCGCGCCGGTGACAATGATCGTCGCCAAGACAAGCGTCGGGATCATCGGCGCAACAATCAGGCCGGCAATCCAAAGGCGAAAGCCAAACCGAACACCGGTCGGGAGGCAAACGGCGGAGGCCCTTCGCACAAAGGGAAAAAGACGAACCACCACGACAAAGGCCGCGGCAAAGGGGGCAGACCCCAACCCAAACACGACACCGGCCCCGCCCGCGCAAGCGGCGCGTTTGACGGTTTGGCGGATTTGCTTGGCGGATGA
- a CDS encoding S4 domain-containing protein: MRIDRLLVYLRFARTRSVARDMIEAHALRRNRKHVLRVSEMIAIGDVLTMMVGNEVRVIQVLSLPQRRASSALAKSHYRELDP; this comes from the coding sequence ATGCGGATCGATCGCCTGCTTGTTTATCTGAGATTTGCCCGAACCCGATCGGTCGCTCGCGACATGATTGAGGCTCACGCTTTGCGGCGGAATAGAAAACATGTGCTGCGCGTGAGTGAGATGATCGCTATCGGAGACGTGCTCACGATGATGGTCGGTAACGAAGTGCGGGTGATCCAAGTCTTGTCTCTACCACAGAGGCGTGCATCTTCGGCGCTTGCCAAGTCTCATTATCGCGAGCTTGACCCTTAG
- the fdxA gene encoding ferredoxin FdxA: protein MTYVVTDDCIKCKYTDCVEVCPVDCFYEGDNMLVINPSECIDCGVCEPECPAEAILPDTEDGLEKWLELNTKYSAAWPNITGQKEPPADADDFKGQKGKFEKYFSEAPGEGD, encoded by the coding sequence ATGACTTACGTCGTCACCGATGACTGCATCAAATGCAAATACACCGACTGTGTCGAAGTGTGCCCGGTTGATTGTTTTTACGAAGGCGACAACATGCTGGTGATCAATCCCAGCGAATGCATCGATTGCGGCGTTTGTGAACCCGAATGCCCCGCCGAAGCGATTCTTCCTGATACCGAAGATGGTCTGGAAAAATGGCTTGAGCTGAACACCAAGTATTCGGCCGCTTGGCCCAACATCACCGGTCAGAAAGAACCGCCCGCAGACGCGGACGATTTCAAAGGCCAAAAGGGCAAGTTCGAGAAATACTTTAGCGAAGCACCCGGCGAAGGGGATTAA
- a CDS encoding CarD family transcriptional regulator: protein MASNAPAFAVGDYVVYPKHGVGRVMELQNEEIAGMQLELYVLRFEKERMTLRVPTNKVESIGMRKLSSDKTLKEAMETLKGKPKVKRTMWSRRAQEYEAKINSGEIVLIAEVTRDLFRPDDQPEQSYSERQIFEAASSRLARELGAMEETDEATALEKILEVLREHAPQYYDNPDED, encoded by the coding sequence ATGGCAAGCAATGCGCCCGCATTCGCCGTAGGCGATTACGTTGTTTACCCAAAGCACGGCGTTGGCCGCGTGATGGAATTGCAGAACGAAGAAATCGCAGGAATGCAGCTTGAGCTGTATGTTCTGCGCTTCGAAAAAGAGCGCATGACCTTGCGCGTGCCGACCAACAAGGTCGAATCCATCGGGATGCGCAAATTGTCTTCGGACAAGACATTGAAAGAGGCCATGGAAACGCTGAAAGGCAAGCCCAAGGTCAAGCGGACAATGTGGTCACGCCGTGCCCAAGAATACGAAGCGAAGATCAATTCCGGTGAGATCGTTTTGATCGCCGAAGTGACACGCGATCTCTTCCGCCCTGACGATCAACCAGAGCAAAGCTATTCTGAGCGTCAAATCTTCGAAGCCGCGTCAAGCCGCTTGGCCCGGGAATTGGGTGCAATGGAAGAAACGGACGAGGCAACCGCGCTGGAGAAAATTCTCGAAGTGCTGCGCGAACACGCGCCGCAATATTACGACAATCCAGACGAGGACTAA
- a CDS encoding GIN domain-containing protein, with protein sequence MIGRIFKRVAPAAMLAVGLASCGSMDVTINGEEGVPLSELDLSGEAPTEVVVATNATVVVTEGDTLTVTVENDDEDALRFVRDGAVFGVTSDPDLKIRNGQAIVNVTMPAPTDIVIAGSGSVRSATVAQNADLAIGGSGSIAVESIETESLSISIGGSGSVTGAGTTDTLDISIGGSGDVDMPGLNANTASIGIGGAGDVQFASDGEVDASIAGSGNIAVKGDATCTVSALGSGKLVCEPNETAAEPTATEDADEADDGSDESADEGDENDNAAE encoded by the coding sequence GTGATCGGAAGAATTTTCAAACGCGTTGCGCCCGCCGCAATGTTGGCCGTGGGTCTTGCATCATGCGGGTCCATGGACGTTACCATCAACGGCGAAGAGGGTGTGCCCCTCTCCGAACTGGATTTGAGCGGTGAAGCGCCGACCGAAGTGGTCGTAGCGACCAACGCAACCGTCGTTGTGACCGAAGGCGACACGTTGACCGTTACGGTTGAGAACGATGACGAAGACGCCCTACGATTTGTCCGCGATGGCGCGGTCTTCGGCGTTACGAGCGATCCCGATCTCAAAATCCGCAACGGACAGGCCATTGTCAACGTCACCATGCCTGCGCCTACGGACATTGTGATCGCCGGGTCGGGTTCGGTTCGTTCCGCAACCGTCGCACAGAACGCCGACCTTGCCATCGGCGGGTCGGGTAGCATCGCAGTCGAATCCATCGAGACGGAATCACTGTCGATATCGATCGGCGGGTCGGGCAGCGTCACGGGCGCGGGAACCACCGACACGCTTGATATTAGCATCGGCGGTTCTGGCGATGTCGACATGCCAGGCCTGAATGCGAACACAGCCAGCATTGGCATTGGCGGCGCGGGCGACGTGCAATTTGCCTCGGACGGTGAAGTGGACGCCTCCATCGCCGGATCAGGAAACATCGCCGTGAAAGGCGACGCAACCTGCACTGTTAGCGCGCTGGGTTCGGGCAAACTTGTGTGCGAACCGAATGAAACCGCTGCGGAACCAACCGCCACTGAAGACGCCGATGAAGCCGATGATGGATCGGATGAGAGCGCGGATGAAGGTGACGAAAACGACAATGCGGCCGAATAA
- a CDS encoding L-threonylcarbamoyladenylate synthase codes for MSGKNVTEVVQADPKGIALAAQILESGGVVAVPTETVYGLAARADSPDAVAKIYAAKGRPDFNPLIVHVQDQDHAAQYAEWGPSARLAVQTIWPGPITLVVPAKPDANLAPAVTAGLNTVAVRSPGHPVMRQLLGAVDFPLAAPSANRSGFISPTTAAHVLSSLDGRIDLVLDGGPTQAGVESTILAIRDGGVWEELRPGPIDLSALHRECFGTPMSVPKPSVGAKVGVEAPGQLASHYAPGKPIRLNALDRNPQEFVIGFGSIPGDVTLSASGNVEEAAARLYDCLHVAAASDFEKIAIAPVPKDGIGRAINDRLGRAAAPID; via the coding sequence ATGAGCGGCAAGAACGTTACGGAAGTGGTGCAGGCGGACCCCAAAGGAATCGCTTTGGCGGCCCAGATTCTCGAATCTGGCGGAGTCGTCGCGGTGCCGACCGAAACGGTTTACGGCCTCGCCGCGAGAGCCGATAGCCCCGATGCTGTGGCTAAGATCTACGCCGCAAAAGGGCGGCCCGATTTCAACCCGTTGATCGTGCATGTCCAAGATCAAGATCACGCGGCCCAATACGCAGAATGGGGCCCATCGGCGCGCCTTGCCGTACAAACCATCTGGCCCGGCCCCATTACATTGGTGGTTCCGGCGAAACCTGATGCCAATCTTGCCCCAGCGGTGACCGCGGGTTTGAATACGGTTGCGGTGCGCAGCCCCGGCCATCCGGTCATGCGTCAATTGCTGGGCGCGGTCGATTTCCCACTCGCCGCCCCTTCCGCCAACCGAAGCGGCTTTATCAGTCCGACAACCGCCGCTCATGTTCTGTCATCACTGGATGGGCGGATCGATCTGGTCTTGGACGGCGGTCCGACGCAAGCCGGGGTAGAATCGACCATCTTGGCCATTCGCGACGGCGGTGTTTGGGAGGAATTGCGACCCGGTCCGATCGACCTTTCTGCGCTTCACCGCGAATGTTTTGGCACTCCCATGTCCGTGCCCAAGCCGAGCGTTGGCGCAAAAGTGGGCGTTGAAGCGCCCGGACAACTCGCGAGCCATTATGCACCGGGAAAGCCAATTCGATTGAATGCATTGGACCGGAACCCGCAAGAATTCGTCATCGGTTTCGGAAGCATTCCCGGCGATGTGACACTATCAGCATCCGGAAATGTAGAAGAGGCGGCGGCCCGCCTTTACGATTGCCTGCACGTCGCGGCGGCATCGGATTTTGAAAAGATCGCTATTGCCCCCGTGCCAAAGGACGGAATTGGCCGGGCGATCAACGATCGTTTGGGCCGCGCGGCTGCTCCGATCGATTAA
- a CDS encoding acyl-CoA dehydrogenase family protein, with product MTPYTPPTQDQLLAIRINAGIEEIAASEQFAHAEADLVEAIVEGVGQFAAGEFAPLNRIGDLEGAKLENGVVRLPDGFKEAYDGYVEQGWNSIASPTEHGGQGLPFTLGCNVLENLGAANMAFNLLPMLSVGAIEALEHHGSKDQQATYLPDLVSGKWSGTMNLTEPAAGSDVGALRSTAEPITDGEHAGKYKIVGQKIYITWGDHELAENIIHLVLARLPGAPEGTRGISLFVVPKYHVNADGSLGPHNDLRPVSLEHKLGINASPTCVMSYGDNNECIGELVGAENRGLMAMFTMMNNARINVGNQGTQIAERATQQAMTYAMDRVQSARAGSPDKTPVAIIEHPDVRRMILRMKALTEGVRALLYYCAGQVDRGTIGNTDASNRAEVLVPLLKAWGTDVGVEVAGIGIQIHGGMGFVEETGAAQHWRDSRIAPIYEGTNGIQAADLVTRKLGLEGGDAMINLFEEITRDAKSESGLSALAQDCANVARWMRDEASLDDRLAGSVPFCTMASVAVAGWQLMKQAEAVAAGAAPSLQESKPVTVRFFLDRIVPEAMGLKAGAIAGSDLLYALTADKLAG from the coding sequence GTGACACCTTACACTCCGCCAACCCAAGATCAGTTGCTCGCGATCCGGATCAACGCCGGAATCGAAGAAATCGCTGCATCGGAACAATTCGCCCACGCAGAGGCCGATTTGGTCGAGGCCATCGTCGAAGGCGTCGGCCAATTCGCAGCAGGCGAATTCGCACCGCTCAATCGCATCGGCGATCTCGAAGGGGCGAAACTCGAAAACGGCGTCGTGCGCCTGCCCGATGGATTCAAAGAAGCCTATGACGGCTATGTCGAACAGGGTTGGAATTCCATCGCCAGCCCAACTGAACATGGCGGGCAAGGCCTGCCCTTTACGTTGGGCTGCAATGTTTTAGAGAATCTGGGCGCGGCCAACATGGCCTTCAACCTTTTGCCAATGCTTTCCGTTGGCGCGATCGAAGCGTTGGAACACCACGGCAGCAAAGATCAACAGGCGACCTATTTGCCCGATTTGGTAAGCGGCAAATGGTCGGGAACCATGAACCTCACCGAACCAGCCGCCGGCAGCGATGTCGGCGCGCTGCGATCCACCGCAGAACCGATCACCGATGGTGAACATGCGGGCAAGTACAAAATTGTCGGCCAGAAAATCTACATCACATGGGGCGACCATGAATTGGCGGAAAACATAATCCACCTTGTGCTGGCTCGCTTGCCCGGCGCACCAGAAGGTACCCGCGGTATCTCCCTGTTTGTTGTGCCCAAATACCATGTGAACGCCGACGGTTCGCTAGGCCCGCACAACGATTTGCGCCCGGTAAGCTTGGAACACAAATTGGGGATCAACGCATCGCCAACATGTGTGATGAGTTACGGTGACAACAATGAATGCATCGGGGAGTTGGTTGGCGCGGAAAATCGCGGATTGATGGCAATGTTCACGATGATGAACAACGCCCGCATCAATGTTGGCAATCAAGGGACCCAGATCGCCGAACGCGCCACGCAACAGGCGATGACCTATGCGATGGACCGTGTGCAATCCGCGCGTGCGGGTTCGCCGGACAAAACCCCTGTTGCGATTATCGAACACCCCGATGTGCGGCGCATGATCCTGCGGATGAAAGCATTGACCGAAGGGGTTCGCGCCTTGCTCTATTACTGCGCAGGTCAGGTTGATCGCGGAACCATCGGCAACACCGACGCAAGCAATCGCGCCGAAGTGTTGGTGCCTTTGTTGAAAGCGTGGGGCACCGATGTTGGTGTCGAAGTCGCCGGGATCGGGATTCAAATCCACGGTGGAATGGGATTTGTCGAAGAGACGGGCGCCGCGCAACATTGGCGCGATTCCCGAATTGCCCCGATTTACGAGGGTACAAATGGCATTCAGGCGGCCGATCTTGTCACGCGCAAACTTGGCTTGGAAGGTGGCGACGCGATGATCAATCTTTTCGAAGAGATCACGCGCGATGCCAAATCCGAAAGCGGGCTGTCAGCCTTGGCGCAGGATTGCGCGAACGTGGCGCGATGGATGCGGGATGAGGCAAGCCTTGACGATCGCCTCGCTGGGAGCGTTCCGTTCTGCACCATGGCTTCGGTCGCGGTTGCCGGATGGCAATTGATGAAACAGGCCGAAGCGGTGGCCGCCGGCGCGGCGCCTTCGTTGCAAGAAAGCAAGCCGGTGACGGTGCGCTTCTTCCTCGATCGGATTGTCCCCGAAGCGATGGGATTGAAAGCTGGCGCAATTGCGGGCTCTGATCTGCTCTATGCGTTGACTGCGGACAAATTGGCGGGCTGA